The Thermoanaerobaculia bacterium nucleotide sequence GGTCCTGGTGGAGCTCGCACGAGACCGCTGGGACGACGTCGTCCTCGTCGGACACATGCCGCACCTCGGACGCCTCCTCGGCCTGGCGGTGACGGGCCGGGAAGACGTGGAAGTGCCGATGAAGAAGGCGGCGATTGCTCGGATCTCCTTTTCCGGCAGCCATCCGACTCCTCCGGGGGAGCTGAAGTGGCTGATGTCGCCGGCTTTGGCCCAGAGAATTCAGTAACGCGAAATCTCCGAACCAACGCGGCGTTTCCGGCGGTGGCGCCGTACGACCTCTCCCCTCGTGGGAGAGGTCGAGCGCCGCAGGCGCGAGGGTGAGGGGCCGGGGCCGGGAAGTCGGCGAATCACCCTCACCCGCGCCGCTTCGCGCCGCGGCCTCTCCCATCGAGGGAGAGGCGAATCCGGACTCGCCGGGTGGCCCGCGCCCGTCCGGCTCGATGCATCCGCCTTCGCCAAGGCTGCCGCCCGGCAGGTCGCCGCGCCCCCGCTAGCGAGGGATCGTCTTCGGCTTGCCGTCCTTGCCGAGATTCACGTAGGTCACCTCGGCTTCCGTGACCTTCACCTGCACGCCCGGCTCGTTGCCGCGGTTGGCGACGACCTCGACGCGCACCGTGATCGACGTGTTCCCGATGCGCACGAGCTCCGTGTAGAAGGAAACGAGGTCCCCCACGTACACCGGCTGGTGAAAGACGATCTCGCGCATCGCGATCGTCACGAGGAACTCGGTCCGGTGCTTCTTCGCCTCGACTGCTCCCGCCTGGTCGATGTAGGAGAGGATCACGCCGCCGAAGATCGTGCCGTGCGCGTTCGTATCCTTCGGCATGAGGACGACGCGGATCGCCGGCTCGCGCGGGGGGATCAATTCTCCCTCACCCACCCGCCTTCGCTCGTGCCGAGCTTGGGCGCGGTGACCTCTCCCGCGAGGGGAGAGGTGAAAAGAGGCTCGCGCCCTTCTCTCCCCGCCTCTCCCTCGAGGGGAGAGGCCGGCGAGCGGAAAGAGGCCGCGTCGCGGAGCGACGCATCGGCGCTACCTCTCCCGTTGGGAGAGAGTGGCCGCCAACGGCGGCCGGGCGAGGGGTCGAGCGTGAGCTCGAGCGAGCCGGGTGAGGGTGGATGGCCGATCATCGGACGACGCTCGTATGAGCCAGGGCTTCCCGCGCGCGGAGCACCTTTTCGCGCGCCGCGTCCGCCGTGTCCGCGAGCGCCGTCAGGTGCCCCATCTTGCGCCCCGGACGGGCGGCGTTCTTCCCGTAGAGATGGAGCTTCACGTCGGGGATCGCGCAGACGGCTTCCCAGTCCGGCTCGCCTTCTCCCCAGAGGTCCCCGAGGAGGTTGGCCATCGCCGCGGGGC carries:
- a CDS encoding hotdog domain-containing protein, giving the protein MIPPREPAIRVVLMPKDTNAHGTIFGGVILSYIDQAGAVEAKKHRTEFLVTIAMREIVFHQPVYVGDLVSFYTELVRIGNTSITVRVEVVANRGNEPGVQVKVTEAEVTYVNLGKDGKPKTIPR